One Aphidius gifuensis isolate YNYX2018 linkage group LG5, ASM1490517v1, whole genome shotgun sequence genomic region harbors:
- the LOC122858151 gene encoding suppressor of Mek1-like produces MRIKSDIVAVNSIPRTVFRCKTYRNLSQLSGTCSSSSNLEDKIIEEEEDEDMVEGGPSNSLEAPLPSEMNGVINHNEQQPEQHHHEVEEDDDDDDENDNDEAEADDDSQAEETSLSRTNNASFIFPHLDPPEIKVTIDDSLQQMAHEYREKFDGFAELYHFKTIEEFHEFIKSTIDDTDLLTTGTSSNIQDNYIQLLLNEKTNDKFNKLLAINRTTVCQVLIKNQDIIKDIFETANFDDFPKPIIDNENNEDKYLNNKVEENMKKWYMIEIIGIWLKNITDIDGYRDAIKKRVLKNNWGIENDRYDGIVVPLNYK; encoded by the exons ATGAGAATAAAAAGTGACATTGTTGCTGTTAATTCAATACCAAGAACAGTATTCAGGTGCAAAACATATCGTAATTTATCACAGCTAAGTGGAACGTGTAGTTCATCATCAAATcttgaagataaaattattgaagaagaagaagacgaAGATATGGTTGAGGGTGGTCCATCAAATAGCCTTGAGG CTCCATTGCCATCAGAAATGAATGGTGTTATTAATCACAATGAACAACAACCGgaacaacatcatcatgaagtagaagaagatgatgatgatgatgatgaaaatgataatgatgaagcTGAAGCTGATGATGATAGTCAAGCTGAAGAAACAAGTCTTTCAAGAACAAATAATGCCA GTTTTATTTTTCCTCATTTAGATCCTCCAGAAATTAAAGTTACAATTGATGATAGTCTTCAACAAATGGCACATGAATATCGTGAAAAATTTGATGGTTTTGCCGAGTTATATCATTTTAAGACAATTGAAgaatttcatgaatttataaaatcaacaattgatgatacagatttattaacaacaggtacatcatcaaatattcaagataattatatacaattattattaaatgaaaaaacaaatgataaatttaataaattattagctATTAATCGTACAACTGTTTGTcaagtattaattaaaaatcaagatattattaaagatatatttgaaacagcaaattttgatgattttccaaagccaataattgataatgaaaataatgaagataaatatttgaataataaagttgaagaaaatatgaaaaaatggtatatgattgaaataattggaatttggcttaaaaatataactgatATTGATGGATATCGTGATGCTATTAAGaaaagagttttaaaaaataattggggCATTGAAAATGATCGATATGATGGCATTGTGGTACccttgaattataaataa
- the LOC122858109 gene encoding excitatory amino acid transporter 1-like has protein sequence MEAPSELLPLSGDDTKATINKNINLQKKSCNRTSKNNPVYNFLKNNALTFMTVLGVFTGIVVGLTLRHSRAERWNEREIMYINYLGELFLRMLKSLILPLIIASLISAIGSLDLSLSGKIGARAIVYYMTTTVSAVILGIILVSIIKPGSAQESLEQTGVDDSRPTLTTDTLMDLVRNMFPPNLVAACISQTRTILIDPKNLTIGNDLNQWKIKQEESPGMNVLGLVVFATVLGITLGKMKNEGKPLLNFFECMSTAMMIITNWVIWLSPAGVLFLVASKVIEMKSFQVILGQLGMYFMTVLIGLFFHGFVVLPIIFFIMTKKNPLVYLINMTQAVAMAFGTSSSSATLPVAINCLETRNGIDPRVAKFVMPIGATINMDGTALYEAVAAIFIAQVRGKVLSFGNIAAISITATAASIGAAGIPQAGLVTMVMVLDTVGLPSTDVTLIIAIDWLLDRFRTAINVIGDSLGAGIVNHMSKDELDAMPHYTAQMQNNTERHHSTSI, from the exons ATGGAAGCCCCCTCGGAACT atTGCCATTATCAGGAGATGATACAAaagcaacaataaataaaaatataaatttacaaaaaaaatcatgtaacagaacaagtaaaaataatccagtttataattttttaaaaaataatgctcTAACATTTATGACTGTGCTTGGTGTATTTACTGGTATTGTTGTTGGTTTAACACTTCGACATTCACGTGCTGAACGTTGGAATGAACGTGAAATAATGTACATCAATTATTTAGGTGAATTATTTTTGAGAATGCTTAAATCATTGATATTACCATTAATAATTGCTAGTTTAATATCAGCAATTGGATCATTGGATTTATCATTGAGTGGTAAAATTGGTGCACGTGCAATTGTTTATTACATGACAACAACAGTCAGTGCAGTTATTCTTG gaATAATACTTGTGAGTATAATAAAGCCTGGTTCAGCTCAAGAAAGTCTTGAACAAACTGGAGTTGATGATTCAAGACCAACATTAACAACAGACACACTGATGGATCTTGTTAGAAATATGTTTCCACCAAATCTCGTTGCAGCATGTATCAGTCAAACTCGtactattttaattgatcCAAAAAATCTAACAATTg GAAATGATTTAAATCAgtggaaaataaaacaagaagaaTCACCTGGTATGAATGTCTTGGGCTTAGTTGTATTTGCAACTGTTTTGGGTATAACACTTGGAAAAATGAAGAACGAAGGAAAaccattgttaaatttttttgaatgcaTGTCAACAGCAATGATGATTATAACCAACTGGGTAATTTg GCTATCACCAGCTGGTGTACTATTTTTAGTTGCATCAAAAGTAATTGAAATGAAATCATTTCAAGTTATACTTGGACAATTAGGAATGTATTTTATGACTGTAttaattggtttattttttcatggttTTGTTGTAttaccaataatattttttataatgactaaaaaaaatccacttgtttatttaattaatatgacACAAGCTGTTGCAATGGCATTTGGTACATCATCAAGTTCAGCAACATTACCAGTTGCAATAAATTGTCTTGAAACACGTAATGGAATTGATCCAAGAGTAGCAAAATTTGTAATGCCAATTGGTGCAACAATAAATATGGATGGTACTGCACTTTATGAAGCTGTTGCTGCAATATTTATTGCACAAGTACGAGGAAAAGTATTGAGTTTTGGAAATATTGCTGCAATAag tatAACAGCAACTGCTGCTAGTATTGGAGCTGCTGGTATACCACAAGCTGGACTTGTTACAATGGTTATGGTTTTGGATACTGTTGGTCTTCCATCAACTGATGTCACTCTTATCATTGCCATTGATTGGCTCTT AGATCGATTTAGAACAGCAATAAATGTCATTGGTGACTCATTGGGTGCTGGTATTGTTAATCATATGAGCAAAGATGAACTTGATGCAATGCCTCATTATACTGCACAAATGCAAAATAACACTGAACGTCATCATTCAACATCAATATGA
- the LOC122858172 gene encoding ubiquitin-like-conjugating enzyme ATG10 isoform X1, producing MEGPGTITWEEFLNDAEKFLQVSNNISDCWEIRGDKKEPGQAYLFHEEKIFISSDKVSMLNSKTDEIYKNYENVIDPFEAPSCNDSPLIIQHHILWSLSYSVPVLYFNGWLSDFTGVNSVNVESAQKLIHHGCLGYSELSQTIHPILGKTFLYLHPCMSKELLQITPKSENKLISWLSAFAPAALNLKLKNEYFELTRGNQVKDKFKKPT from the exons atggaaGGACCTGGTACAATAACATGggaagaatttttaaatgatgctgaaaaatttttacaagtttcgAATAATATTTCAGACTGTTGGGAGATACGAGGTGACAAG aaagaaCCTGGTCAAgcatatttatttcatgaagaaaaaatatttatatcatctGATAAAGTATCAATGTTAAATTCAAAAAcagatgaaatttataaaaattatgaaaatgtcATTGATCCATTTGAGGCACCAAGTTGCAATGATTCACCATTGATTATTCAACATCATATACTGTGGTCATTGAGTTACAGTGTaccagttttatattttaatggcTGGTTATCTG ATTTTACAGGAGTTAATTCAGTCAATGTCGAATCAGCACAAAAACTTATACATCATGGTTGCCTTGGTTACAGTGAACTTTCACAAACAATTCATCCAATTCTAGGTAAAACATTTCTCTATTTGCATCCCTGTATGTCAAAGGAACTACTTCAAATAACAccaaaaag tgaaaataaattgatcagTTGGTTAAGTGCATTTGCACCAGcagcattaaatttaaaattaaaaaatgaatattttgaaCTTACACGAGGAAATCAAGTCAAAGACAAATTCAAAAAGCCAACTTGA
- the LOC122858172 gene encoding ubiquitin-like-conjugating enzyme ATG10 isoform X2 yields the protein MTLSSSSYTAKEPGQAYLFHEEKIFISSDKVSMLNSKTDEIYKNYENVIDPFEAPSCNDSPLIIQHHILWSLSYSVPVLYFNGWLSDFTGVNSVNVESAQKLIHHGCLGYSELSQTIHPILGKTFLYLHPCMSKELLQITPKSENKLISWLSAFAPAALNLKLKNEYFELTRGNQVKDKFKKPT from the exons ATgactttatcatcatcatcatatacagct aaagaaCCTGGTCAAgcatatttatttcatgaagaaaaaatatttatatcatctGATAAAGTATCAATGTTAAATTCAAAAAcagatgaaatttataaaaattatgaaaatgtcATTGATCCATTTGAGGCACCAAGTTGCAATGATTCACCATTGATTATTCAACATCATATACTGTGGTCATTGAGTTACAGTGTaccagttttatattttaatggcTGGTTATCTG ATTTTACAGGAGTTAATTCAGTCAATGTCGAATCAGCACAAAAACTTATACATCATGGTTGCCTTGGTTACAGTGAACTTTCACAAACAATTCATCCAATTCTAGGTAAAACATTTCTCTATTTGCATCCCTGTATGTCAAAGGAACTACTTCAAATAACAccaaaaag tgaaaataaattgatcagTTGGTTAAGTGCATTTGCACCAGcagcattaaatttaaaattaaaaaatgaatattttgaaCTTACACGAGGAAATCAAGTCAAAGACAAATTCAAAAAGCCAACTTGA
- the LOC122858172 gene encoding uncharacterized protein LOC122858172 isoform X3: MEGPGTITWEEFLNDAEKFLQVSNNISDCWEIRGDKKEPGQAYLFHEEKIFISSDKVSMLNSKTDEIYKNYENVIDPFEAPSCNDSPLIIQHHILWSLSYSVPVLYFNGWLSGKTFLYLHPCMSKELLQITPKSENKLISWLSAFAPAALNLKLKNEYFELTRGNQVKDKFKKPT, from the exons atggaaGGACCTGGTACAATAACATGggaagaatttttaaatgatgctgaaaaatttttacaagtttcgAATAATATTTCAGACTGTTGGGAGATACGAGGTGACAAG aaagaaCCTGGTCAAgcatatttatttcatgaagaaaaaatatttatatcatctGATAAAGTATCAATGTTAAATTCAAAAAcagatgaaatttataaaaattatgaaaatgtcATTGATCCATTTGAGGCACCAAGTTGCAATGATTCACCATTGATTATTCAACATCATATACTGTGGTCATTGAGTTACAGTGTaccagttttatattttaatggcTGGTTATCTG GTAAAACATTTCTCTATTTGCATCCCTGTATGTCAAAGGAACTACTTCAAATAACAccaaaaag tgaaaataaattgatcagTTGGTTAAGTGCATTTGCACCAGcagcattaaatttaaaattaaaaaatgaatattttgaaCTTACACGAGGAAATCAAGTCAAAGACAAATTCAAAAAGCCAACTTGA